The DNA region ctcggcatTGGTCTTCCGTTGCTCAAGTCAGTGTCCGATGATCTCAATAAATGGGGAACTATAGCAAGTAGATGTAGAAGACGAAGTTGCGTATACATTTCCTAGTAGCTAATAAACTTGGTGCTCGTGCAAGTGTCTCAAGGCGTAGACACACCTTCCTAGGTGTCCTAGGAAGagacaagtcaaaaagtgtccTTGACATCGTACCTTAAGCAGCCATGTATATCTCTGATATGACAGCCTGGAAGCTTCTAACGTGCGAATGTCTGCTGGATATACCCTGCTGTCAGCGACACAAATTCCCAAAAGGATATGAAAAGATACTTGATGGGGTCATGTGCAACCGATTGAGATCCGCTCGGCTGAGCTGCCTCTGCTCGGCGGTGTCCTCAGAACCTGCCGACTTGTCATTCTCTTTGCTTCTTGACTGTCTGCGATTATCTTGCTCAGACCAGATGCAAAGCCTGATCGGCAAAACCAGCTGTTGCTTATTTCTCTTTGTTATAAGAGAGCCATTTTACCCGGCCAGTGCCCGACTTACTTGTCCACGTAGCTATCACTATTCGCTCGGCTGTAATCGGCTCGTTCGGCCATAAATGGTCCGCTCCCCACTGCATAGTCCGTTCGACGGATTAGGCTATCCCACTTATCTTTATCTTCCACGTCAGCTGATCTTCCTTATTTTCACTCACCAAAGACCCCATATCATTAGTGGATCACATACATTTAAttgtttatttatataaaattcaATTGTTAAAAatgatatattttatatttttaaaaaagcaCTAGTGAATTTTTGAATATGAAAAAAACATACGTTATTTTTTTAATACATGACAGACAAAAAGCCTACAAAGATAAACTTTGAATTGCATTGCACAACTATATTCTAATTAAAGTAATGTTTTATAAAGCGATCTGCATTAACTATTCACTATTAATGTTCAAAACTATTTGAGTGATAGAGAAAATTGGAGTGAATAAATCGTCGGTGATGACCAtcctatatatatttttatttataaaaatatatttataaatttatctCTACTTTATTTTAAATTCCGtctcaatttttttatatatattatattttctttaagtgaaatatattattaatttcataatAAATCCGCctctaatttattaaaatttaaaatagattttaattttatcttaaaattttataGTCTTATTTTCTTATAGTGACAAGTTCAAGTTGACTAACCGCAGTTGAATCTATTGATTGATTTTGATagatttcatgaaataagtttataacaaaaactagattttaaaaatatatatataatcatctattattattaATGAGCTTAAATTTTAGCTTTGTTTTATTATTCTAAGAGCTAGTTACAATAGAGTGATATAGGCTGTTCTTTTAAACATAACattcaatataaaattttaagtaCTACTTCAGTTGGATAATAAtaagcatgaaaaaaaaaaattaaaaaaacataactACTCAACAAAAATTAAAAGATTACTCACATAcaactattttaaaatatattaaccaataaatttttaagattttagatgaaataatttttttttcatttttcgatGTACATCATGATGTATCAAGAATCTCaataacaaaaaaatttaaagataagCTTATATTACAACTGTCActcaatatcaaattgtttaTTTATTGCATATCATTATATATCCAAGAACAAAATAAATGGTACTTATGGTAGTGTGATATACAATAAATCACATATATGCGAACAACTTCAAAAGACATGATAGATACAACTTTAAATAACAATTATGATCTCATGCTCAGCCTCCTCCCTCGACTTTCATCCTACAATCAAGAGATTAAAGGAAAATAATTCAATGTTATTAAAAAGGATGGTAACAACACTATACATATAATTCAATTGATGTTTATCATCTTAccagttattttaaaaatactccaATCAGTATTATGGCATTTGAATTACAAATATATTTGTGTTGCTTATAAGCCATTGCTACCAACAAAGCATATGgtgtgctatatatatatatatatatttcgtaATTAAGAATTCTAATTAAAgtgattattttttcattttgaaaatgagTATACGATGGGACCGAACAACCTGCTCTTGTAAATTAGCATATCAAGGTTAGTATAAAGTGGATGAGTTGGAACACTATCATTTTTcaataattagctaaattaaataaaaaaataaactcttttagaaaagaaaaagaaatcatcTTGTATCTCAACAAAATAGCACCCACTTCACATCAGTTTTCTTAtctctatatctaaaatttagaaaaaataacttaataactacatcaactatcctaaaattttcattatcttcaattttttttattactttttaggATAGAGGttttattccctaaatttaggAAATCACTATTTATCAAATCTAAATGTAGAGAATAGATAGGATAGCTGATGCAAAGATTTTTTAACTAccttatctaaaatttaaaataaaatctttggATAGGATAACTGATGTAGATGCTCTAACTTTaaatagggatgtaaatgaaccaaacggttcacgagctattcggagctcgattcggtaacaCCAGACAAATTTTTTAACGTGTGTAAGTATTGCAATTGCCCAGGTAAAATGATTTCTTTGCCACAAATCTGTATATGGAACTCATCTATTGAATTCAAGATTTGTATGCGTTCTTCTAGCTGCAATATGATACTTGGACAATATGAGAGGTGTAGCAAACAGAGAGAAGTGAGGCGCTCCACTTCCGATGGGAAGGATGCCAAATTATCACACTCTTTAATGGTTAATGAACGAAGCATTTCTGATGCAGGAAGAGATTGGAGTTGTCTGCATTGTATAATTTGTAATTCTGTCAAGGATGTGAGGTTTCTGATACAGCCATTTGGAAGAGATGTCATGTCGTGCATCTCCTTCACTTTGAGAACAGAGAGAAAAGTTAGCCCTCCAATACATGAGAGTATGCTCTCACTAGAGCATGATATCTCCAGCTCTTGGATTCTAGGAAGTCTTGGTATATATTTCAATTTGGGACAATTGTCAATCGACAATTTCTGCAGTAAAGATAACAACTCATCGACATCATTAGACTCTGACCATTCTTGTAAATTATACATATGATTCAAGCTGAGTTCTTGAAGGGAAGGAACGCCGCCGTAACCATGGAACACAGTACCCAGGTGTGTAATGCCATCCATAAATTGTAACTCAAGCTTCTTAAGAAACTGAAGATTTCCCAATTGAGGAAAATGCTTACAATCACGACATCTGCCAAGGCTAACTTCAACCAAATTTGGCAGTTGTAACTCTATCAACCATGTTGGAAATTGTGGGCTCCCATAATTCCATATCTTTAACTTctttatgttagagtgtatactaaaagcctagcttttggtataaacatttatctagaaataagaatcacattggtcaaatgtttacatttatgataaatgtagttgttcaattaatttatattgtagataacatggtgtgtggtgtcacacacagaggatcatgttatcagtaccttaaaaattataaacagtagctcacgaccataatggaaaggaacaaatcattggaaggtcgtagtgtaattaggtattagtttatcttaactatataattatactagtacacttagagtgtattgagtaggaccattagaggtcgtttcttttatactgactttataaagaaacaaagacctcagttattatgaaagtgtgtgctcttaatcctaatataataacaagcacatatatttgatatttatttctttaatttatcaatgggtgagatttagttcgatgaatcaataagcccgataagttgggaaatgatatcacttatagtgtgtgttgttgattatagaaggaaactgtgtcctagtgatctaggttgagaatgtccccaagaggagctcataaggattgtcatgttaaaccctgcaggtggacttagtccgacatgacgatgaagttgagtggtactactcttggagctagatattaattaagtgagttgtcaagaacttacttaattagtggacatttgttatcttaaacacggagactaacacactcatgataagaaggagcccaaaatgtaatttgggattggtgcggtagttcaataataattctctagtggaatgaattattattgataaaattaagttgtgtgttcggggcgaacacgggatgcttaattttatcgggagaccaaaaccaattcctcctctcggtccctatcatagcctcttaattatagagtactatacccacctatacccaccttcttacccatcctataggggccggccaagctagcttggagaccaagctagggccggccatgggtatgttcatgggtgaattcatgtggccggtccTCTTAAAATAAaacggaattttaattttaaaatttttcttatgtggataatataatttaaaagagagtttaaaaatttaaatccttccttttataagattctacaaaagattaagagaagagttaaaatctctttccttatttgtagattaaaaggttgattttaattttggtaaaaactttccttttaattatattcatgatttaaaggaaagtttaaaaattaaaaattctcttttattagtttctacaaaagattaagaaaagatttaatatctttccttatttgtagattgaaaggagattttaattttagagataactttcctttttagaaattatccacatgtttaaaagaaagattttaatttataaaatttcttttattaaccaatcatgaagggattaaaattattggagaaatttttataaatttctagaaacaaattaggaagtttaaattttgttttaattaaaactctccttgttttggggagaagagtggccggccattataatttgaaaagagaaaattattttaattaaataaattttccttttcaatggcaaaagaattaaggaagtttttattaaattttccttatttgccaagaccaaggattataaaagagggggtagaggaggcttcaaggtgaacgactctattctatttttcctctcttttctccttgggtgtggccggccctttctttcctctcctctcctttgtgtggccgaaagcttctcatggtggagatatctttggtggccggatctaagaaggagaagaaggagagaaaagaagcctcttttctagcatcccttggagcatagtggtggtggccgaacctcttcatcctaggagaagttttgatggccgaaacttgtaaggaagaagaaggtggttggtgatttctcatctcggaagatcgttgcccacacaacgtccgaggttagaagaggaatacgatagaagatcaagaggtttttctacaaggtataactagtaatttttctttccgcatcatgctagttatttatggaaataataccaaatacaagaggcttacgttctagaattttgaatatgtttttcgatgttgtgttcttttattttttcttttccttgtgatttgattgttcttttcggttaacgtaaagttattttaggaaattaaatattagatttctataaaaggttttgtctagtcggtggtggttgctcccatatccaagaaggtcgtgtgcctcgccacgttagtactgggaaccaattatggaaattaatatttaatggaattaataacttaaggtgatttggatcgaacatgttaagttccgcaggagatccaagtcataacttaaaagaacaaatagattaagttttggatcaaacgtgttaagttccgcaggcgatccaaaatttaatttaaaagaacacatggtagctaggaaaaggttcagacctttgtacaaaattttgtacagtggaacatttagattttccgagtagcaaccaacactttaaGCTCGTGTTGGGGCAAAGATCATCCAACATGTCTTTGTCGTATCTTTTTTAACCATTAAACATTAGCCCTAGTTCAGTAAGATTTTTATTCTTCAAGATTTTTCTTCCACCacaagaatatttcttaaaatctTCAGAAAATCTAATTATCATTTTCCCACGAAGCTTCAAATTCTCAAGCTCTGTAATTGAGCATGTGCTAGCTTTGTCACTGGCAATAAAGAGAGGTAAACTTAGAAGATTAGTCAGTCGAGATGATCCACAGGGCATGTGTGTCAATATAGAATACTTTGGTAAAATATCAAGATCCCGAaggttttgcatattccctaacTCTTTTGGTAGCTCTCGAAGTCTGCTATTGAAACTGAGATTGAGATACTGTAAATTGGAGAGAAGGGTTATGGATTCAGGTAGAATTTCAATATTGTTCTTAGATAAGTTGAGGTACCTCAAATGTATCAGATTTCCTATTGCTGTTGGCACCTCGCTGATGCCACCGCCAGTTAAATCTAACGCCCGTAAAAATTTCAGTTCCGAGAAGACTTCAAACAGATTGATCCTTCTCCAAGATGAAAATACATATAGGGGCATAAAGGTGCGCAAGTACAATGGTTTCTTGTCTAAGACCACCCGAGTCATGTTTGGTAACTTTCCTTCATATATTTGCAAATGATATGTTCGTTTTCCAATATCTTCCACTGAGTCTTCATCAGAATTCCAATATACATCTGCAGATACTGATCGTGCTAGATCATGCATCAAATCATGCATCGTGCACTCGGTTACATGACTATCAGAATGATAATCATTGTAAGGTGCTAAGAGAATTAAGAATGACCCCATTACTAGATCATCAAAGACATAGTTGCCATTTGTTTCAGCATCAAAATTTCCTTGGGAACGTACGAAACCATTTGCTATCCACAGTTTTATCAGTTCATCCTTTGCCATCCTTTCATTTTTTGGGAATAGGGAAGTAAATGCAAAACACTTCTTTGACCATGGATGGAGAGTGTCATAGCTCAACTTTAATACAGCTAACACTTTATCTTCCTCATTTCTCAGCTTCCATATTTCACTGTTCAATACCGAGGACCAGTAAGTTTCCTCTCGAGTGCTACGGAGCATGCTACCAAGAGATATGGCAGCCAAGGGAACGCCGCCACATTTCTCAACAATCTTTCCACCAATTTCCATCAAGTTTTGATCGACTACTTGATCTCCAAATGCAAATTGTTGAAACAAGGACAGACAATCATCTCTGGACAGCTGTTGTATTTGGTGGGTAGTATTGGATGAGCCCATAATTGAAGAGACCTGTTGGCTACGGGTTGTCACCAAAATTTTGCTTCCTCTCGCCCCACATGTTAAGGCTGCTTTCAGTACATTCCACTTTGATTGATTATCATTCCATACATCATCCAGCACGAGCAGAAATCTCTTCCCAGACAATTCTTTTTTCAGCTTCTGCTTCACTAACTCTATTTCTGAGATGTTGTCTGATGCACCAGTAGCCAGTTCTAAAACAGACTTCATAATCTTTGCAGGATCAAATTCGGTCCCAACAACTTTCCAGTACATTTTCGATCTTGCAAAATGGTCTTGCACCCTCGCATCATTGTAAACAAGCTGAGCAAGTGCAGTCTTCCCCATGCCACCCATCCCAACGATGGCGATGACCTTCACTGTGCCATGGTTgctttcatcatcatcatcatcatcctttgTTAACATGTCGACAATCTCATTCTTCTCTGATTCTCTCCCTATAACAACCAAACTATTGCTGGAGAAGGTGTCTCTGTAGGGACTTGGTTCCGACGCGGGGATAGTACCTTGTAGCAAATTGGAAAGAATGGACTTTTGCAACAAAATGGAATCCAGACTTTCTGTTATAGCTTTTATCATGCCACCTACCCTACTCTTAAACGCAACTTGATTATCAGCAGAGAAGAAATCACTCACCGGCCTTAAAAAAGCTTTTGATCTCTGCTTCTTCTGGAAGACTTTGGTGTCATAGTAATCCACAACATCCTCGAGATCGTAGGCCAAGTATTTGAGCTTCTTCAGCAAGTCCTTCACAGCATCATGGATAAAAGGGCGGGACTCGATGTCTTGGATCACCATGTCAATGATCGTGGAcaactccttgagcttctccatctTCCTTTTGGTACCAGTTATTGTCTTGAGTTTCTCGTCGACTTGGAGGAGATCTGCCACCTTATCGACCATGAAGCGAGACGCGGCACCTACCTAGTGTTTATTAAGTGTTTATTAAACTCCCTTTCAGCTAAGTTTTTAactaagtaattttaaaattaaacattaaatttaattaaaatattttctaaacttagctatttaacAAGGTGTTTTATCAACACAACTATTTTAAAGATGAAAATTGAGCTAAGTTTGTTTTTCAAAAAAGATATaaaagtttcaaaacttatatttatctaagtttttgttggaaaaattaaatacttttcaaagcatttttaaattagctaagtattttcaaagctaaatttagCTAAAGTTCTACTCTTCAGGAGGAGCTTAGAATTATATAgagtatttttctattttttgtctctactctttctttttgatttatgtcaaagggggagagaaacgtTAAAGTTAagcaaattaagaatttaaacaaaatgaaagggggagcataacaTAAGTTACATTCATGCTCgtgtttaaaatttctttattgtttgttatatttttacttaaccttgaactgtgttgtcataatcaaaaagggggagattgttggtgcgggaagcatccgacgatcgaacctgtgttttaattatgtcaaagggttcaaagttaagttgtcttgttatctaacatgtgtgaatgagtttgcaggaaaaatcctaagtgtacttaggcaaaagctctaactgtggttaggcaggtgaaaactcctagggagcggtaaccctaggtgaagaaaagtcctagttgcggttaggcaaagggaaaaccctagggggtggtaaccctaggtcctaggggtggtaaccctaggcggaaagccttggcgggtcgagattTTTGggtaaaagtcctagagtcggaaactctaggtgaaaatctcggTGTCGCAAATCGGGtggaaagtctgggcgggtcgtggagcgggcaTCCAACAGAAAGACCTGAAAGACTCGggcattgagcaaaagtccagtcgatctagaggaccagactggcaacaggtatactctcctaagtggagtaagtgaggacgcgttccccgctgagggaatagtaggcgtcggttcgagctagggtttccggtcaaaaatctgaagttagaaccggacagtctggagaatGTCAGATACTTCAGTTATCATGTTTATAATgtattaactttgttttgcaggatatgatattattttgtggactaatgtatcttgcagggaccaaagagcaagttttgcctcggatgaacagtacccgaggcgcctccatagagcttgtaTAATATTTTGGAATAGCTTGAAAAAGAAAGATCTTGTATGACTTGTTGagacctttgaatttgttgtattatgatttgatttcaattattaataTATGTATGTGAAATAGGATGTGATCatgttaattaggatgtgttgaatgtatataatgtgttatttaaatttcttgtatatatgtatgtattgattaaattgtagaaataaattgtttctggaaattttttttGATTTAGGGACAAATTTGACAACGAAAATAATTTGTCACCAACTTATCGTAAATAATGTACATCGATAATTTCGCGACAAAATCATTTTCGTTCCAAATTTCGTcacagattttgggacgaatccaagattcgtcccagattctgggacgaatacaTAGATTCATCCCAGAATCTAGGACGAAATATGggacaaaaatttatttgttgcaaattaaattagtattttcattgccaaattcgtcgcaaattttgCAACAAGAATAATATTTGTTGCAAAGGTTTGATGAAAATTAgcgacgaatttggcaacgaaaatctaattcgttgccaaattttgTCGCcaaattagggacaaacttggcaataaaaaaaataattcatcattgaattcatccccaaattcgttgctaagtttgcaacaaaacaaATATTCATTCCAAAATTGTATACAATATTGCCACGAATAGAGTTTTAATTGCAAATTTGGCGACAAATTTGGGGACAAAAATATTATTCGTCGCCAATTTCATATccaaattcgttgccaattttgcaacaaaaaaatattcgttccaaaagttggcaacaAGAGGTTTGGGACGAAAACTTTTTCTCACATAATTCAtcccaaaaaattttgcaacgaatttttttaatatattcgtcccagaattcgtcccagaaaaCTGTATTTTTTGTAATGCAACATCCTTTGACAATAAATATTTCTTGCTATCTCATTATTGCGAAGGTTATTTGAGATATTATAAAAAAAAGGTCTTCTCTATGGGTGAGGTACGCTATATATTTTTACAGACTTCATCACGCAGAGGCATCTACTGttcatcttttttattttttgctcGGCTACCAGACTGACTTGAGCAACAGAGTGCCTGCGCCAGAGATTCACTCCCTGATTCTAGTTCTAACGTTCCCTTTGCTCTCTCTTTAGTATGCACAGGGAGGAAAAAGGTGTCAAGGAGTTATTTTCCCTCTAGTTAAAAGTCTTCTTTCAATCAATAGCAGTGGCGCAGGCACTCTGTTGCTCAAGTCCTCTATTTTCCTCCCTATTTTCCCTTATATATATTttcccttatatatatatatatatatatatatatatatatatatatatatatatatattggcgCAGGCACTCTGTTGCTCAAGTCAGAGTGCCTCTATTTTCCTCCCTATTTTCCCTTATATATATTTTCCCTCTATTTTCCCTTATATATATTttcccttatatatatatatatatattctagtcCCACTACTATAAAATTAGATTTTTGAGACAAAAATTTTTAAACAGTGATAAAATTCATCTCAAATACTAAataattaaaacattaataatAGATATCTCAAAATTTGACATGGAATTTAATACGATATTTTAGATGTTGTCTCAAATTCAACTAAGACACATAATAAAGatggttaaaaatataattatataagacGTTCAAATAAAACGATAAAAAAGTATTTGTCTCAAATTATCTTAAATATGGTTTGTCAGAACGATCGCGATAACCGTTACGGATTCTACCATTCTAGTTCCAATATCATTTTAAGGAACAGTCATAAAAcgtatatatatacacataaaataatagcatagaaaaatgtatttataaatttaatttaatttcatgaatgtttttaatttataatttgtgtTAGACTATTGATAATTtaagaattatgaaaataatatatattaaatatttaatgatgTACTAATCTTTTGAGGATAGGCCTaaacaataaataataaatttattatatatataataagaaaataaatttatatgatcATATAgagtttcttttaatttttttaaaaaattaaaataattttttattatttttttaaatgattatatattttttttaaaaaatctttataaaAACTAAGGTGGCATTTCGTTAAATGATGAGAATGACTATGAGTATGGGTTTGATAGTAAGATGGAATGTGAATGTAAATGAAACACACttagttatatgagtttggttgattctcataaatttaaaaatcattcccAAATTATCATTCTCGAAcctacaatccaaacactatcttttactatcatttcatTACCTCATTTCTAAATTCATctaccaaacaccccctaagttttaagttctaaatttctattaacatcctcatctttgtCGTCTCGTTTTCTCATGTGCCTAAACCCTAAACCACCGACGCCGCTTCCACCGTTGCCTATGCCACCGCCGCCTTCATTTGCTCCGGAAGCTTATGGCTATGCGCCTTATTATGCTCCTGTTCCACCACCTGTGCCACCTCACGGTTTTAATCGCACACAGAGCCTTGGAAATGTACCATGGGCCACTAGCACCGTGTCACCTAAGCCTGTCTCCTCTGCAGAACA from Zingiber officinale cultivar Zhangliang chromosome 4B, Zo_v1.1, whole genome shotgun sequence includes:
- the LOC121976182 gene encoding putative disease resistance protein RGA4 isoform X6, which codes for MVGKVGAASRFMVDKVADLLQVDEKLKTITGTKRKMEKLKELSTIIDMVIQDIESRPFIHDAVKDLLKKLKYLAYDLEDVVDYYDTKVFQKKQRSKAFLRPVSDFFSADNQVAFKSRVGGMIKAITESLDSILLQKSILSNLLQGTIPASEPSPYRDTFSSNSLVVIGRESEKNEIVDMLTKDDDDDDESNHGTVKVIAIVGMGGMGKTALAQLVYNDARVQDHFARSKMYWKVVGTEFDPAKIMKSVLELATGASDNISEIELVKQKLKKELSGKRFLLVLDDVWNDNQSKWNVLKAALTCGARGSKILVTTRSQQVSSIMGSSNTTHQIQQLSRDDCLSLFQQFAFGDQVVDQNLMEIGGKIVEKCGGVPLAAISLGSMLRSTREETYWSSVLNSEIWKLRNEEDKVLAVLKLSYDTLHPWSKKCFAFTSLFPKNERMAKDELIKLWIANGFVRSQGNFDAETNGNYVFDDLVMGSFLILLAPYNDYHSDSHVTECTMHDLMHDLARSVSADVYWNSDEDSVEDIGKRTYHLQIYEGKLPNMTRVVLDKKPLYLRTFMPLYVFSSWRRINLFEVFSELKFLRALDLTGGGISEVPTAIGNLIHLRMKVEGGG
- the LOC121976182 gene encoding putative disease resistance protein RGA4 isoform X5, with the translated sequence MVDKVADLLQVDEKLKTITGTKRKMEKLKELSTIIDMVIQDIESRPFIHDAVKDLLKKLKYLAYDLEDVVDYYDTKVFQKKQRSKAFLRPVSDFFSADNQVAFKSRVGGMIKAITESLDSILLQKSILSNLLQGTIPASEPSPYRDTFSSNSLVVIGRESEKNEIVDMLTKDDDDDDESNHGTVKVIAIVGMGGMGKTALAQLVYNDARVQDHFARSKMYWKVVGTEFDPAKIMKSVLELATGASDNISEIELVKQKLKKELSGKRFLLVLDDVWNDNQSKWNVLKAALTCGARGSKILVTTRSQQVSSIMGSSNTTHQIQQLSRDDCLSLFQQFAFGDQVVDQNLMEIGGKIVEKCGGVPLAAISLGSMLRSTREETYWSSVLNSEIWKLRNEEDKVLAVLKLSYDTLHPWSKKCFAFTSLFPKNERMAKDELIKLWIANGFVRSQGNFDAETNGNYVFDDLVMGSFLILLAPYNDYHSDSHVTECTMHDLMHDLARSVSADVYWNSDEDSVEDIGKRTYHLQIYEGKLPNMTRVVLDKKPLYLRTFMPLYVFSSWRRINLFEVFSELKFLRALDLTGGGISEVPTAIGNLIHLRYLNLSKNNIEILPESITLLSNLQYLNLSFNSRLRELPKELGNMQNLRDLDILPKYSILTHMPCGSSRLTNLLSLPLFIASDKASTCSITELENLKLRGKMIIRFSEDFKKYSCGGRKILKNKNLTELGLMFNG
- the LOC121976182 gene encoding putative disease resistance protein RGA4 isoform X4; the encoded protein is MVGKVGAASRFMVDKVADLLQVDEKLKTITGTKRKMEKLKELSTIIDMVIQDIESRPFIHDAVKDLLKKLKYLAYDLEDVVDYYDTKVFQKKQRSKAFLRPVSDFFSADNQVAFKSRVGGMIKAITESLDSILLQKSILSNLLQGTIPASEPSPYRDTFSSNSLVVIGRESEKNEIVDMLTKDDDDDDESNHGTVKVIAIVGMGGMGKTALAQLVYNDARVQDHFARSKMYWKVVGTEFDPAKIMKSVLELATGASDNISEIELVKQKLKKELSGKRFLLVLDDVWNDNQSKWNVLKAALTCGARGSKILVTTRSQQVSSIMGSSNTTHQIQQLSRDDCLSLFQQFAFGDQVVDQNLMEIGGKIVEKCGGVPLAAISLGSMLRSTREETYWSSVLNSEIWKLRNEEDKVLAVLKLSYDTLHPWSKKCFAFTSLFPKNERMAKDELIKLWIANGFVRSQGNFDAETNGNYVFDDLVMGSFLILLAPYNDYHSDSHVTECTMHDLMHDLARSVSADVYWNSDEDSVEDIGKRTYHLQIYEGKLPNMTRVVLDKKPLYLRTFMPLYVFSSWRRINLFEVFSELKFLRALDLTGGGISEVPTAIGNLIHLRYLNLSKNNIEILPESITLLSNLQYLNLSFNSRLRELPKELGNMQNLRDLDILPKYSILTHMPCGSSRLTNLLSLPLFIASDKASTCSITELENLKLRGKMIIRFSEDFKKYSCGGRKILKNKNLTELGLMFNG
- the LOC121976182 gene encoding putative disease resistance protein RGA4 isoform X7; this encodes MLTKDDDDDDESNHGTVKVIAIVGMGGMGKTALAQLVYNDARVQDHFARSKMYWKVVGTEFDPAKIMKSVLELATGASDNISEIELVKQKLKKELSGKRFLLVLDDVWNDNQSKWNVLKAALTCGARGSKILVTTRSQQVSSIMGSSNTTHQIQQLSRDDCLSLFQQFAFGDQVVDQNLMEIGGKIVEKCGGVPLAAISLGSMLRSTREETYWSSVLNSEIWKLRNEEDKVLAVLKLSYDTLHPWSKKCFAFTSLFPKNERMAKDELIKLWIANGFVRSQGNFDAETNGNYVFDDLVMGSFLILLAPYNDYHSDSHVTECTMHDLMHDLARSVSADVYWNSDEDSVEDIGKRTYHLQIYEGKLPNMTRVVLDKKPLYLRTFMPLYVFSSWRRINLFEVFSELKFLRALDLTGGGISEVPTAIGNLIHLRYLNLSKNNIEILPESITLLSNLQYLNLSFNSRLRELPKELGNMQNLRDLDILPKYSILTHMPCGSSRLTNLLSLPLFIASDKASTCSITELENLKLRGKMIIRFSEDFKKYSCGGRKILKNKNLTELGLMFNG